The following coding sequences are from one Nilaparvata lugens isolate BPH chromosome 4, ASM1435652v1, whole genome shotgun sequence window:
- the LOC111054858 gene encoding steroid hormone receptor ERR2 isoform X6: MEHIWIDQMVSMMSSDSSTGMVHIKKEDEYCDTKAFIEMGPHSPGSPDQQQFCSSTTQSLGDTILGHIEEGIKEEDLPRRLCLVCGDVASGFHYGVASCEACKAFFKRTIQGNIEYTCPAANDCEINKRRRKACQACRFQKCLRMGMLKEGVRLDRVRGGRQKYRRNPDQPYSALQHNYAFKFPVPLEDNKMLEMLTTCEPEVLSCLQPTNQTNDSSSPGLSIIAMLSDLYDRELVGIIGWAKQIPGFTDLTLNDQMRLLQSTWAEILTLSLAYRSLPHTGKLRFAANFSLDERQAKDCGAYEVYQVCVQIIERLERLSIAKEEYFLLKALVLANSDVRLDDFSSLKKFRDSILSALTDCVTFIRPNTSTSHMQNLLLCLPALRQANQTVRRFWVGVHRDGNILMNKLFVEMLEACIR; the protein is encoded by the exons TATTGTGATACAAAGGCCTTCATCGAAATGGGGCCTCACTCGCCAGGAAGTCCTGATCAACAGCAGTTCTGTTCTTCTACAACTCAATCACTGGGAGACACAATACTAGGCCATATAGAA GAAGGTATAAAAGAAGAAGATCTTCCTCGAAGGCTGTGCTTGGTCTGCGGCGATGTGGCTTCTGGCTTTCATTATGGTGTCGCATCCTGTGAGGCTTGTAAAGCCTTCTTCAAAAGGACTATTCAGG GTAACATAGAGTACACGTGCCCGGCGGCAAACGACTGCGAGATCAACAAGCGGCGGCGCAAGGCGTGCCAGGCATGTCGCTTCCAGAAGTGCCTGCGCATGGGCATGTTGAAGGAGGGGGTGCGCCTCGACCGCGTGAGGGGGGGCCGCCAGAAGTACCGCCGCAACCCCGACCAGCCCTACTCCGCCCTCCAGCACAACTACGCCTTCAAGTTCCCTGTGCCCTTAGAAG ATAATAAAATGCTAGAAATGTTGACGACGTGCGAGCCGGAAGTGCTGAGCTGCCTCCAACCCACAAACCAAACGAATGACTCGAGTTCGCCCGGCCTCAGTATAATCGCCATGCTAAGCGACCTCTACGATCGCGAACTCGTTGGCATTATTGGATGGGCCAAACAAATTCCTG GTTTTACGGATCTTACACTAAACGATCAAATGCGGTTGCTACAAAGTACCTGGGCCGAAATCCTGACGCTGAGCCTCGCTTACCGCTCACTCCCCCACACTGGCAAACTCAGGTTTGCCGCCAATTTCAGCCTCGACGAGAGACAAGCAAAAGACTGTGGAGCTTATGAGGTCTACCAAGTG TGTGTACAAATAATTGAAAGGTTGGAAAGGCTATCAATAGCGAAGGAAGAGTACTTTTTATTGAAAGCACTTGTTTTGGCAAATTCTGACGTACGACTGGATGACTTCTCATCGTTGAAGAAATTCAGAGACTCAATACTCTCAGCACTGACTGACTGTGTCACATTTATAAG GCCAAACACAAGTACAAGTCACATGCAGAACCTGTTGCTGTGTCTGCCAGCTCTACGCCAGGCCAATCAGACGGTGCGCCGCTTCTGGGTGGGAGTGCATCGCGACGGAAACATTCTCATGAACAAATTATTCGTTGAAATGTTGGAAGCCTGCATTCGGTAA
- the LOC111054858 gene encoding steroid hormone receptor ERR2 isoform X7, whose product MLEVSMMSSDSSTGMVHIKKEDEYCDTKAFIEMGPHSPGSPDQQQFCSSTTQSLGDTILGHIEEGIKEEDLPRRLCLVCGDVASGFHYGVASCEACKAFFKRTIQGNIEYTCPAANDCEINKRRRKACQACRFQKCLRMGMLKEGVRLDRVRGGRQKYRRNPDQPYSALQHNYAFKFPVPLEDNKMLEMLTTCEPEVLSCLQPTNQTNDSSSPGLSIIAMLSDLYDRELVGIIGWAKQIPGFTDLTLNDQMRLLQSTWAEILTLSLAYRSLPHTGKLRFAANFSLDERQAKDCGAYEVYQVCVQIIERLERLSIAKEEYFLLKALVLANSDVRLDDFSSLKKFRDSILSALTDCVTFIRPNTSTSHMQNLLLCLPALRQANQTVRRFWVGVHRDGNILMNKLFVEMLEACIR is encoded by the exons TATTGTGATACAAAGGCCTTCATCGAAATGGGGCCTCACTCGCCAGGAAGTCCTGATCAACAGCAGTTCTGTTCTTCTACAACTCAATCACTGGGAGACACAATACTAGGCCATATAGAA GAAGGTATAAAAGAAGAAGATCTTCCTCGAAGGCTGTGCTTGGTCTGCGGCGATGTGGCTTCTGGCTTTCATTATGGTGTCGCATCCTGTGAGGCTTGTAAAGCCTTCTTCAAAAGGACTATTCAGG GTAACATAGAGTACACGTGCCCGGCGGCAAACGACTGCGAGATCAACAAGCGGCGGCGCAAGGCGTGCCAGGCATGTCGCTTCCAGAAGTGCCTGCGCATGGGCATGTTGAAGGAGGGGGTGCGCCTCGACCGCGTGAGGGGGGGCCGCCAGAAGTACCGCCGCAACCCCGACCAGCCCTACTCCGCCCTCCAGCACAACTACGCCTTCAAGTTCCCTGTGCCCTTAGAAG ATAATAAAATGCTAGAAATGTTGACGACGTGCGAGCCGGAAGTGCTGAGCTGCCTCCAACCCACAAACCAAACGAATGACTCGAGTTCGCCCGGCCTCAGTATAATCGCCATGCTAAGCGACCTCTACGATCGCGAACTCGTTGGCATTATTGGATGGGCCAAACAAATTCCTG GTTTTACGGATCTTACACTAAACGATCAAATGCGGTTGCTACAAAGTACCTGGGCCGAAATCCTGACGCTGAGCCTCGCTTACCGCTCACTCCCCCACACTGGCAAACTCAGGTTTGCCGCCAATTTCAGCCTCGACGAGAGACAAGCAAAAGACTGTGGAGCTTATGAGGTCTACCAAGTG TGTGTACAAATAATTGAAAGGTTGGAAAGGCTATCAATAGCGAAGGAAGAGTACTTTTTATTGAAAGCACTTGTTTTGGCAAATTCTGACGTACGACTGGATGACTTCTCATCGTTGAAGAAATTCAGAGACTCAATACTCTCAGCACTGACTGACTGTGTCACATTTATAAG GCCAAACACAAGTACAAGTCACATGCAGAACCTGTTGCTGTGTCTGCCAGCTCTACGCCAGGCCAATCAGACGGTGCGCCGCTTCTGGGTGGGAGTGCATCGCGACGGAAACATTCTCATGAACAAATTATTCGTTGAAATGTTGGAAGCCTGCATTCGGTAA
- the LOC111054858 gene encoding steroid hormone receptor ERR2 isoform X5: MFGCGDNNISHILEVSMMSSDSSTGMVHIKKEDEYCDTKAFIEMGPHSPGSPDQQQFCSSTTQSLGDTILGHIEEGIKEEDLPRRLCLVCGDVASGFHYGVASCEACKAFFKRTIQGNIEYTCPAANDCEINKRRRKACQACRFQKCLRMGMLKEGVRLDRVRGGRQKYRRNPDQPYSALQHNYAFKFPVPLEDNKMLEMLTTCEPEVLSCLQPTNQTNDSSSPGLSIIAMLSDLYDRELVGIIGWAKQIPGFTDLTLNDQMRLLQSTWAEILTLSLAYRSLPHTGKLRFAANFSLDERQAKDCGAYEVYQVCVQIIERLERLSIAKEEYFLLKALVLANSDVRLDDFSSLKKFRDSILSALTDCVTFIRPNTSTSHMQNLLLCLPALRQANQTVRRFWVGVHRDGNILMNKLFVEMLEACIR; this comes from the exons TATTGTGATACAAAGGCCTTCATCGAAATGGGGCCTCACTCGCCAGGAAGTCCTGATCAACAGCAGTTCTGTTCTTCTACAACTCAATCACTGGGAGACACAATACTAGGCCATATAGAA GAAGGTATAAAAGAAGAAGATCTTCCTCGAAGGCTGTGCTTGGTCTGCGGCGATGTGGCTTCTGGCTTTCATTATGGTGTCGCATCCTGTGAGGCTTGTAAAGCCTTCTTCAAAAGGACTATTCAGG GTAACATAGAGTACACGTGCCCGGCGGCAAACGACTGCGAGATCAACAAGCGGCGGCGCAAGGCGTGCCAGGCATGTCGCTTCCAGAAGTGCCTGCGCATGGGCATGTTGAAGGAGGGGGTGCGCCTCGACCGCGTGAGGGGGGGCCGCCAGAAGTACCGCCGCAACCCCGACCAGCCCTACTCCGCCCTCCAGCACAACTACGCCTTCAAGTTCCCTGTGCCCTTAGAAG ATAATAAAATGCTAGAAATGTTGACGACGTGCGAGCCGGAAGTGCTGAGCTGCCTCCAACCCACAAACCAAACGAATGACTCGAGTTCGCCCGGCCTCAGTATAATCGCCATGCTAAGCGACCTCTACGATCGCGAACTCGTTGGCATTATTGGATGGGCCAAACAAATTCCTG GTTTTACGGATCTTACACTAAACGATCAAATGCGGTTGCTACAAAGTACCTGGGCCGAAATCCTGACGCTGAGCCTCGCTTACCGCTCACTCCCCCACACTGGCAAACTCAGGTTTGCCGCCAATTTCAGCCTCGACGAGAGACAAGCAAAAGACTGTGGAGCTTATGAGGTCTACCAAGTG TGTGTACAAATAATTGAAAGGTTGGAAAGGCTATCAATAGCGAAGGAAGAGTACTTTTTATTGAAAGCACTTGTTTTGGCAAATTCTGACGTACGACTGGATGACTTCTCATCGTTGAAGAAATTCAGAGACTCAATACTCTCAGCACTGACTGACTGTGTCACATTTATAAG GCCAAACACAAGTACAAGTCACATGCAGAACCTGTTGCTGTGTCTGCCAGCTCTACGCCAGGCCAATCAGACGGTGCGCCGCTTCTGGGTGGGAGTGCATCGCGACGGAAACATTCTCATGAACAAATTATTCGTTGAAATGTTGGAAGCCTGCATTCGGTAA
- the LOC111054858 gene encoding steroid hormone receptor ERR2 isoform X3, with amino-acid sequence MLEVSMMSSDSSTGMVHIKKEDEVRICRSTSDTLVVSATLESEYCDTKAFIEMGPHSPGSPDQQQFCSSTTQSLGDTILGHIEEGIKEEDLPRRLCLVCGDVASGFHYGVASCEACKAFFKRTIQGNIEYTCPAANDCEINKRRRKACQACRFQKCLRMGMLKEGVRLDRVRGGRQKYRRNPDQPYSALQHNYAFKFPVPLEDNKMLEMLTTCEPEVLSCLQPTNQTNDSSSPGLSIIAMLSDLYDRELVGIIGWAKQIPGFTDLTLNDQMRLLQSTWAEILTLSLAYRSLPHTGKLRFAANFSLDERQAKDCGAYEVYQVCVQIIERLERLSIAKEEYFLLKALVLANSDVRLDDFSSLKKFRDSILSALTDCVTFIRPNTSTSHMQNLLLCLPALRQANQTVRRFWVGVHRDGNILMNKLFVEMLEACIR; translated from the exons TATTGTGATACAAAGGCCTTCATCGAAATGGGGCCTCACTCGCCAGGAAGTCCTGATCAACAGCAGTTCTGTTCTTCTACAACTCAATCACTGGGAGACACAATACTAGGCCATATAGAA GAAGGTATAAAAGAAGAAGATCTTCCTCGAAGGCTGTGCTTGGTCTGCGGCGATGTGGCTTCTGGCTTTCATTATGGTGTCGCATCCTGTGAGGCTTGTAAAGCCTTCTTCAAAAGGACTATTCAGG GTAACATAGAGTACACGTGCCCGGCGGCAAACGACTGCGAGATCAACAAGCGGCGGCGCAAGGCGTGCCAGGCATGTCGCTTCCAGAAGTGCCTGCGCATGGGCATGTTGAAGGAGGGGGTGCGCCTCGACCGCGTGAGGGGGGGCCGCCAGAAGTACCGCCGCAACCCCGACCAGCCCTACTCCGCCCTCCAGCACAACTACGCCTTCAAGTTCCCTGTGCCCTTAGAAG ATAATAAAATGCTAGAAATGTTGACGACGTGCGAGCCGGAAGTGCTGAGCTGCCTCCAACCCACAAACCAAACGAATGACTCGAGTTCGCCCGGCCTCAGTATAATCGCCATGCTAAGCGACCTCTACGATCGCGAACTCGTTGGCATTATTGGATGGGCCAAACAAATTCCTG GTTTTACGGATCTTACACTAAACGATCAAATGCGGTTGCTACAAAGTACCTGGGCCGAAATCCTGACGCTGAGCCTCGCTTACCGCTCACTCCCCCACACTGGCAAACTCAGGTTTGCCGCCAATTTCAGCCTCGACGAGAGACAAGCAAAAGACTGTGGAGCTTATGAGGTCTACCAAGTG TGTGTACAAATAATTGAAAGGTTGGAAAGGCTATCAATAGCGAAGGAAGAGTACTTTTTATTGAAAGCACTTGTTTTGGCAAATTCTGACGTACGACTGGATGACTTCTCATCGTTGAAGAAATTCAGAGACTCAATACTCTCAGCACTGACTGACTGTGTCACATTTATAAG GCCAAACACAAGTACAAGTCACATGCAGAACCTGTTGCTGTGTCTGCCAGCTCTACGCCAGGCCAATCAGACGGTGCGCCGCTTCTGGGTGGGAGTGCATCGCGACGGAAACATTCTCATGAACAAATTATTCGTTGAAATGTTGGAAGCCTGCATTCGGTAA
- the LOC111054858 gene encoding steroid hormone receptor ERR2 isoform X4: MMSSDSSTGMVHIKKEDEVRICRSTSDTLVVSATLESEYCDTKAFIEMGPHSPGSPDQQQFCSSTTQSLGDTILGHIEEGIKEEDLPRRLCLVCGDVASGFHYGVASCEACKAFFKRTIQGNIEYTCPAANDCEINKRRRKACQACRFQKCLRMGMLKEGVRLDRVRGGRQKYRRNPDQPYSALQHNYAFKFPVPLEDNKMLEMLTTCEPEVLSCLQPTNQTNDSSSPGLSIIAMLSDLYDRELVGIIGWAKQIPGFTDLTLNDQMRLLQSTWAEILTLSLAYRSLPHTGKLRFAANFSLDERQAKDCGAYEVYQVCVQIIERLERLSIAKEEYFLLKALVLANSDVRLDDFSSLKKFRDSILSALTDCVTFIRPNTSTSHMQNLLLCLPALRQANQTVRRFWVGVHRDGNILMNKLFVEMLEACIR, from the exons TATTGTGATACAAAGGCCTTCATCGAAATGGGGCCTCACTCGCCAGGAAGTCCTGATCAACAGCAGTTCTGTTCTTCTACAACTCAATCACTGGGAGACACAATACTAGGCCATATAGAA GAAGGTATAAAAGAAGAAGATCTTCCTCGAAGGCTGTGCTTGGTCTGCGGCGATGTGGCTTCTGGCTTTCATTATGGTGTCGCATCCTGTGAGGCTTGTAAAGCCTTCTTCAAAAGGACTATTCAGG GTAACATAGAGTACACGTGCCCGGCGGCAAACGACTGCGAGATCAACAAGCGGCGGCGCAAGGCGTGCCAGGCATGTCGCTTCCAGAAGTGCCTGCGCATGGGCATGTTGAAGGAGGGGGTGCGCCTCGACCGCGTGAGGGGGGGCCGCCAGAAGTACCGCCGCAACCCCGACCAGCCCTACTCCGCCCTCCAGCACAACTACGCCTTCAAGTTCCCTGTGCCCTTAGAAG ATAATAAAATGCTAGAAATGTTGACGACGTGCGAGCCGGAAGTGCTGAGCTGCCTCCAACCCACAAACCAAACGAATGACTCGAGTTCGCCCGGCCTCAGTATAATCGCCATGCTAAGCGACCTCTACGATCGCGAACTCGTTGGCATTATTGGATGGGCCAAACAAATTCCTG GTTTTACGGATCTTACACTAAACGATCAAATGCGGTTGCTACAAAGTACCTGGGCCGAAATCCTGACGCTGAGCCTCGCTTACCGCTCACTCCCCCACACTGGCAAACTCAGGTTTGCCGCCAATTTCAGCCTCGACGAGAGACAAGCAAAAGACTGTGGAGCTTATGAGGTCTACCAAGTG TGTGTACAAATAATTGAAAGGTTGGAAAGGCTATCAATAGCGAAGGAAGAGTACTTTTTATTGAAAGCACTTGTTTTGGCAAATTCTGACGTACGACTGGATGACTTCTCATCGTTGAAGAAATTCAGAGACTCAATACTCTCAGCACTGACTGACTGTGTCACATTTATAAG GCCAAACACAAGTACAAGTCACATGCAGAACCTGTTGCTGTGTCTGCCAGCTCTACGCCAGGCCAATCAGACGGTGCGCCGCTTCTGGGTGGGAGTGCATCGCGACGGAAACATTCTCATGAACAAATTATTCGTTGAAATGTTGGAAGCCTGCATTCGGTAA
- the LOC111054858 gene encoding steroid hormone receptor ERR2 isoform X8, giving the protein MMSSDSSTGMVHIKKEDEYCDTKAFIEMGPHSPGSPDQQQFCSSTTQSLGDTILGHIEEGIKEEDLPRRLCLVCGDVASGFHYGVASCEACKAFFKRTIQGNIEYTCPAANDCEINKRRRKACQACRFQKCLRMGMLKEGVRLDRVRGGRQKYRRNPDQPYSALQHNYAFKFPVPLEDNKMLEMLTTCEPEVLSCLQPTNQTNDSSSPGLSIIAMLSDLYDRELVGIIGWAKQIPGFTDLTLNDQMRLLQSTWAEILTLSLAYRSLPHTGKLRFAANFSLDERQAKDCGAYEVYQVCVQIIERLERLSIAKEEYFLLKALVLANSDVRLDDFSSLKKFRDSILSALTDCVTFIRPNTSTSHMQNLLLCLPALRQANQTVRRFWVGVHRDGNILMNKLFVEMLEACIR; this is encoded by the exons TATTGTGATACAAAGGCCTTCATCGAAATGGGGCCTCACTCGCCAGGAAGTCCTGATCAACAGCAGTTCTGTTCTTCTACAACTCAATCACTGGGAGACACAATACTAGGCCATATAGAA GAAGGTATAAAAGAAGAAGATCTTCCTCGAAGGCTGTGCTTGGTCTGCGGCGATGTGGCTTCTGGCTTTCATTATGGTGTCGCATCCTGTGAGGCTTGTAAAGCCTTCTTCAAAAGGACTATTCAGG GTAACATAGAGTACACGTGCCCGGCGGCAAACGACTGCGAGATCAACAAGCGGCGGCGCAAGGCGTGCCAGGCATGTCGCTTCCAGAAGTGCCTGCGCATGGGCATGTTGAAGGAGGGGGTGCGCCTCGACCGCGTGAGGGGGGGCCGCCAGAAGTACCGCCGCAACCCCGACCAGCCCTACTCCGCCCTCCAGCACAACTACGCCTTCAAGTTCCCTGTGCCCTTAGAAG ATAATAAAATGCTAGAAATGTTGACGACGTGCGAGCCGGAAGTGCTGAGCTGCCTCCAACCCACAAACCAAACGAATGACTCGAGTTCGCCCGGCCTCAGTATAATCGCCATGCTAAGCGACCTCTACGATCGCGAACTCGTTGGCATTATTGGATGGGCCAAACAAATTCCTG GTTTTACGGATCTTACACTAAACGATCAAATGCGGTTGCTACAAAGTACCTGGGCCGAAATCCTGACGCTGAGCCTCGCTTACCGCTCACTCCCCCACACTGGCAAACTCAGGTTTGCCGCCAATTTCAGCCTCGACGAGAGACAAGCAAAAGACTGTGGAGCTTATGAGGTCTACCAAGTG TGTGTACAAATAATTGAAAGGTTGGAAAGGCTATCAATAGCGAAGGAAGAGTACTTTTTATTGAAAGCACTTGTTTTGGCAAATTCTGACGTACGACTGGATGACTTCTCATCGTTGAAGAAATTCAGAGACTCAATACTCTCAGCACTGACTGACTGTGTCACATTTATAAG GCCAAACACAAGTACAAGTCACATGCAGAACCTGTTGCTGTGTCTGCCAGCTCTACGCCAGGCCAATCAGACGGTGCGCCGCTTCTGGGTGGGAGTGCATCGCGACGGAAACATTCTCATGAACAAATTATTCGTTGAAATGTTGGAAGCCTGCATTCGGTAA
- the LOC120351042 gene encoding craniofacial development protein 2-like: MAILRLTIGNIKIFVIQVHAPTSDSAEEEVDLFYDMLDNLLSSKTTGEKVIIFGDFNARIGKSKLGENRTNGIYGVGVRNERGEKLLDFALCNNLKIMNTFFEGNGMDHQTERRNTREEEPELRVPDILEQEIKQAIKQLKKNKAPGDDDITNEVIISGLDVLMSTIKLLFSKILKEKRVPSA; encoded by the exons ATGGCGATCCTGAGGCTAACGATAGGTAACATCAAAATATTTGTGATTCAAGTTCATGCTCCAACTTCAGACAGCGCAGAAGAGGAAGTCGATCTGTTCTACGACATGTTGGATAATCTATTGAGCTCAAAAACAACAGGAGAGAAAGTAATTATATTTGGAGACTTTAATGCAAGAATAGGAAAAAGCAAGCTTGGAGAGAACAGAACAAACGGAATCTACGGAGTTGGAGTTAGAAATGAGAGGGGAGAAAAACTGTTAGATTTCGCACTCTGCAATAATCTAAAGATAATGAACACGTTCTTTGAAG GAAATGGAATGGATCATCAGACAGAAAGAAGGAACACTAGAGAAGAGGAGCCAGAACTTCGAGTGCCAGATATATTGGAGCAGGAAATAAAACAAGCCATCAAGCAACTGAAAAAGAACAAGGCGCCTGGGGATGATGACATTACAAACGAAGTGATAATCTCCGGGTTGGATGTGTTAATGAGCACTATAAAATTACTTTTCAGTAAAATACTGAAAGAGAAACGAGTGCCCTCAGCCTGA